Part of the Ardenticatenales bacterium genome is shown below.
TCCGCTCCCGCCGCAAAGACGGACGTGCCAGAAAGAACGAGAACGAGAGCCAGAACGAACAAAACGAGACTGAATTTTTTCTTGGACATGATTTATCTCCTGAAAATAGTGATGAGGGGCGAGTGATGAGGGGCGCGTTTGCGTGTTGATTGCTATGCGCCACCTGTTCCCTGCAAACGCTTTCTTGTTGATAATCGGATCATACGCCAATCCCCCGCCCCAAAATCTCGCATTCACCCCGCTTTGTCTCACGTCGTCAGCGCCTCCCCCAAAAACAAAAAAAATCCCAGGCCCGTCCCCAGGCCTGGGATACCCCCCCCAAAACTGTCAACCGCCAACGCTCTCCTAATTCCCCACCATCGAACAACCCGGATCAACCTCCAACTCATACAATCGCCCCTCCGCCAGGGTTTGCTGATTGGTCGGGTTGTACCCAATGAATATCGGCACGCTCGAAGTCGTCATCGTCACCATTGGCGCGGCGCTGGACCCCGTACTGCGCACGGTTCCGTTCGCCCAGTGACGCCACCCGCAGTTGACGCCATTGCACACCAGGTCCGTGCGCACCCCGTTCCACGGGGCGCGCGGGCGAAATGGCGTGCTGTTGACGTGGTAATTGCCCAACGAAAAACGCAGCACCGTCAGCGCGGGCGCGCCTGTCCCCACAAAAGGCATTTCATACTGTACGTCTGGGTGCGAAAACAGGGGATTCATGCCGGCATTCACAAACGCCCCCAGAGCCACGATCCCCTGCCCCCAGGCATGTCCATCAGCCGGGCAGTTGGCCATCGGCGGCAAAATCAATGCCCCACCCGTCATATCCGCCACCTGCGCCGCCAAATCAGGCATCTGGCATTGCAGATACCCCGTTGGTCCCATAATGGCCTGGTTCATGTTGATCACCGCCCCCGCTTGCGGCGCACAGGAGGGGGAAATGTCTATTGTTCGTTCATACTGCGCCATCCCTACCCGCGCCGTAATCAACACCGTAGCCGAAATCGTCGTTGCCGGAAACTGCACATGCATCATCCATTTCGCACGCGCGGACGGCAACGCCAAATCCCCTTCCGTCTCCGCTGCCTGCGTCGTGCCATACACTCCCAGCAGCGCCACCGCCAGAATCCCGACCAAAAGTACCCACCGCCCCGCCGTAAATGACTGCTTCTCCATGGCCATCACGCTCCTTTGCTCTTGATTTTTTGTGATACGCACAATCTCGCTATAATCAATTTTAGTAACTGCTAAGCCAGATTGGACCAATTTTCTCTGGTGAAATTGGTCCAATGTCCAGAGAGTGTTAGTAGTTACCAATTTTAGTCGAAAAAATGGCGATAAGGTCTCAAACAGGCCGTCTTTTGTCTCACAAACCCCTGGCAAAATTGCCAATCGGTCTCCCCGCGTTCGGGCCGCGCCGCGAATGATTTACCGCCAAAGCGTCCCCCCCCTTACCCCCATGAAAACAGGCATGACGGAAGCCAGCAAGGATTTTGTACAACAGCTCAAGCAAGCACTCAAGCATTATCACGATGCGGAGTGGTTGGGGCAACATGTGCCTCTTGCCGCCCCTTACTTTTTGGGCGCGGCGGCTCTTTCCGGCGAACGCCAGGCGTTTCGCCCCCCTAACCTTGTTGCGGCTCGTGGCGAGGCGCTGCGCCGGGCAGTGCGGCAATCAGCAAACACGCTCTGGGGAGAAACCGGTCCCGCCAACCGGGAGCAGATCGAACAGGCCATGCCCGCCATCTTGCAGACCCCTGGCTCTCCTCGTTATAGTTTCCTTGTGCTGGAACTGCGCTACTTTCATCGGTTCTTCAAGCCCCGCCGCCTTTCGCAAATATGGGAAGAGTTCTTAGGCCAGTCGCGCGCTGAATTTTACCGCGACGTGGATACCGCCGTCAGCCATCTGAGCCAGGCGCTGCTTTCCCAACTGCGACCGACCTTTCGCCTGGAGCAGCCGCCCCGCGCTGATGCTTTCATTGGGCGGGAAAAGCCGTTGCGCCGTGGTCTGGAAGCATTGGTGGCCGGGCAGAGCGTGGCCCTTAGCGGTCCCGGCGGCGTTGGCAAGACCACGCTCGCGGCCGTCATCGCCGCGACCTGGCCGCATGGCGCCGTTTTCTGGTTTACGGTGCGTCCGACGCTGAATGATCATCTGAGCAGCTTGCTTTACAGCCTGGGCTTTTTCCTGCACCAGCAGGGGGCGGACAGCCTGTGGCAGATGCTGGCGACGGATGGGGGCGCGGGGATGGATACGAATCTGGCGTTGGGGTTGGCGCGGGAGGACCTGGCGCGGCTGCGCCGGACGCCGCCGCTGCTTTGCTTTGATGAGGTGGACCGCCTGCGCCCGCCGGATATTGAGCATCTCCCCCCGGCGCACGCGCAGTTGTTGGAGTTTCTGGATAGCCTGCGTGGGCTGGTGCCGCTGCTGATTGTGGGGCAGCGGGCGGTGGTGGATACGGATGTGCATGAAGCTTTGAGTGGATTGCCGGCATCGGAGATAGCCCGAATGTTAGCCGACGTCGATTTTCCCATAGCCCCTGCCGATTTATCCCGTTTGCACGAATACACCAATGGGAATCCCCGCCTGCTGCGCCTGTTTATGGCCCTGCGTCAGTCGCCTGATGCGGAGGTTGAGCCACCGGACCTGGCGCAATCATTGGCGCGGATGGCCGACGCGCCCGCCTTGCGGCCCTTGTTTGACCGGCTCTGGCTGCGCACCAGTTCCGCGGAGCGACGCTTGCTGCAATCGCTGGCCGTATTTCGCGCCCCCGCGCCGTCGGACGCCTGGGGAGAGCAGGCGGCGGCCTGGCGTAGTTTGCGCGGACGAGGGCTGCTGCTGGAAGATGGGTGGGGGGGCGTCATGTTGTGGCCGGCATTGCGGGAACTCCTGTACGCGGAGTTGTCGGCGGAGCTGCGGGAGCGGCTGCACACGGCGGCGGCGGGGGTGCGCGCGGCGCGGGGCGAATATACGGCTGCCGCCTATCATTTATGGCAGGCGGGCGCGTTGAAGGCGGCGGTGCAGTTGTGGTTTCCGCGGCGCGAGGCGGAGATTCAGCGGGGGCAGGGGGCGGCGGCGCTGGCGATCTTTGGGGAGATTTCGGCGCGCCGTCTGGGGAAGCGGGAGCAGCGGGCGCTGGCGCTGCTGCGGGCGGAGTTGTACCAGCTTCAGGGGGAGGCGGCGCGCGGGCTGGCGGGTCTGGAGGGGGTGGATTGGCCGGATGGGGCGACGCTGACGGTGTCGGCGCGGGCGCTGCAAGGGGCTTTTCTGGAGGCGTTGGGGCAGCCGGATGCCGCGCTGGCGTCGTATGAGGCGGGGATGGCGGCGGCGTTGGGCTTGCTGCACCGGTTGGCGTTGCTACGCGAGCAGCGGGCGCGGTTGTTTGTGCGGCAGCGGCAAATGCCGGGGGCGTGGCGGGAGGCGCGGCTGGCGCAGTATGAGGCGGAGAATTTGCAGGGGGTGGTTTTGGCGGAACAGGGGCGGTATGCGGATGCGTATTTGTCGTATCAGCGGGCGTTGGTGGTGGCGGAGAGTGTGGGGTATGATGCCGGCATTGCCCGCACCCACCGCGACCTCATCACCCTCCTCAGCCGCCAGGGCCGCCTGGACGACGTCATCGCCCACGCCGAAAAAGCCATCACCTACTACGACCGCATTGGCGACCGCCTCAACCGGGAAACCGTGCGCAGCATCCTCTCCTCGACCTACATCCAGACACAGCAGTACGACCTCGCCGTGCAGGCCGCCGCGCAGGCGCTCCCCTTTTTCCAGCGCATCAGCCACGCCCACGGCATTGGGGCCACCGCCGCCAACCTGGCCGAAGGGCACTACGGCCTGGGCAATCTGGCGGAAGCGCGCCATTATGCCCTGCTGGTGCTGGAGCAGGAAGAGCCATTTACCCACCCCTACGCCCTGTTTACGCTGGGACTGGTGGCGCGGGCGCAAGATCGCCCGGACGAAGCCACCCATGCTTTTGCCGCCTCCGCCGACATCGCCGCGCAAAACGAAGACCGCTTTATGCTGGCCTATGCCCGCCGCGCCCAGGCGGAGCAGTTCCTGGCGCAGGCGCAGTTGGCTGAAGCCCGCGAAGCCGCCGCTGAAGCCTTTGTCCTTTTTACTGATTTGGGCATGGCGCAAGAGGCGGCGCAGACTGCGGAACTGCAGCGGAAGCTGGAGAAGAATTAGGTTCTTTCGGATTTCGCGGGGTCTGCCCCACATATGGGTTTGGAGTGGAGGCTTTAGCCGGTTCTTGCGCACATATTCCGGCTAAAGCCTCCACTCCCCGCGAATTCCTGGAGAACCAATTAACCGTTTTCTTCCTAATGTCCTGTCAAGGGTGTTTTGATGGTAAACCGTAGGTCAATTCGCTGAATTGACCGGACAAGACAGCGTCTTGTCCTACGGCGCGTTTCCATCGTTTTATGCGTGACAGGACACTAAATCGGCTGCTGCGTTTCCATGCCGGCATTCCGCCGTTGTTCTGCCCAGTGCAAAATGAGCGACCAGACAAAGCCGCCGCCCGTTTTTGCCAGAAACTGCCCCAGGACGATGGGCCAGAGGAAACTGCCGAAGGCCAGGGTGGGGAAAACGAGGGAGTCCACGGCGGCGCTGGGGACGTTGCTGCCGTTGACGCGCAGCCAGCGGGGGTAGCGGTCCAGCCATTGGTAGACGAGGGCGTCCACGCTGGCGGCGGCGGCGAAGGCGGCGAATGAAGCGAGGGCGATTGGTCCCGCGTTTCGATTCAGCAGCCACGACAAGAGCGACCCCGCCGCAATCAACCCGGCCATTTTCGGCAGTAGTTGATTCCCGCGCCAGGCGTCATGCAGCCGATCCCGCGCCGTCAGGTCCAGTCCAATAAACAAGAATGCGTTGACAATGGTCACGCCGGGGCCAAACGCGGCCACGCTCAAATTGGCCAATACGATGGCACTCAAATAAAGCAAAACGTAGATCATTAATCCTCCGGGAGTTTGCGGGTTTGCGCGCCGCGCGTTCGCTCGCCCCTTGCCCTTCACGCATAGGGCAGCGGGTCCGTTAGGCCTACTGCGGCGAAGGCTTGCAGCCGTTCGGCACAGGTGGGGCAGTGCCCGCAGGCGCGCTCGCCGCCGGCGTAGCAGGACCATGTTTTCGCGTAGTCAATGCCAAGTAAAAGGCCCAGGCGCAACAGGTCTGCTTTGCTGTGATGCACGAAGGGGGCGTGAATCTGGATGGGTGTTTTACGGTTCAGGGCGTAGACGTGGTTTAGTCGTGCCAGGAAGTCGGGGGTTGTGTCCCAGTAGCCGTAGAGATCGTGCCGTTGCGCGCCGTAGTAGACGTCGCTGACGCCGTGGGATTCGGCGTAGGCGGCGGCCAGGGCGAGGAAGATCATGTTGCGGTTGGGGACGTAGGTGGGGGGTTGGGGGTTTCCGTGTATGTCGTTTGCCTGGGGGATGGGAATGCCGGCATCTACCAGCGCCGAATGAGCAAACAGGACAGCCAGTGGTGACAGGTCCAGCACCAGATGTTCCTGGCAGCCCAATAGCGCGGCTTGCGCGCGGGCGCAATCAATTTCACGGGCATGTTTTTGCCCATAGCGGAAGGTGATAATGGCCGGATGGCGTTGTTCCGTCCGCACCAGATGGTGCAATAGCGTAACGCTGTCCAGGCCGCCGCTGACGATGGCAACGGAATCAATCATGTTTACCTCGAAAAACCCGGTTTTTCTAAAAAACCGGGTTTTTGGCGTTCGGCGATGGCCGTCATTTGCAACCCGCCGCGCACGTTTTGCTGTAGAGTGACCCGGCAGAAGGTGGGTTGGAGGGCGTTGAAGATGTCGTCGGCGATGGCGCTGGCCAGCCCTTCGCCAAAAATGCGCTCGTCGCGGAAGCTCCACAGGTACAGTTTCAGGCTTTTGCTTTCCACGCATAGTTGGTCGGGGTGGTATTCAATTTCTACTGTGTTGAAGTCGGGTTGGCCGGTGACGGGGCAAAAGCTGGTGAGTTCGTCGCTGTGGAAGCGCACGATGGTGACGTGGGGTGGTTTGGGGAAGGTGTCCAGTTCTTTGCTGGGGGCGTTCATCGGGCGACCCAGTGCCCGGAATGGGACTTCGGGGTTCATGTGTTTGTTCTCCAAGACAAAAAAAGCGACGCGCTGCCAAAGCGCGTCGCACTTGATCAGCGGTTTTGTTAAGCCGGGTGGGGGCCGTGCCCTTTTCCGCGACCGGCGGTCAATTGGGTGGGATTATAGCAGGATTTTGGGTGTCTTGTTAGTGAAGGTGTATGTGGGGGAAAAACACGCCATTTTGGGTATAATTTTTTCCATGAGCAAATTACGGCCAGGAGGAATCAAATGGATCCATTAACCATCACCCTCAGAACCCTTACCCCCCTGTGGACCGGCGGCGTCGAAACCGGCAAAATGGAGCGCATCCACGAAACCGGCATCATCGGCAGCCTGCGCTGGTGGTACGAAGCCATCGTCCGTGGCCTGGGCGGCCATGCCTGTGATCCCACCACCCATGCCTGTATTTACAACAATACAGACAAACCCAACAATGGTTTGTGTGATGTCTGCCAGATGTTTGGGGCAACCGGTTGGCGGCGACGGTTTTCCATGCAAATAACCGCTGAAACAAGCCCGGCCTGGAAAGATGATAACCACCCTCTCAACATTCGCCCCTATGGCCGTATCCGAGGCTGGTATTTGCAACCCGGCCAAATCGGCACCATAACGATACACCTTACTGGCGATCTGCAAACCCGGCAAAAATTGAAAGCCGCCTTTTTGTTTATGGAAAAATATGGCAACCTGGGGGCACGACCACAATTGGGGTATGGGCGCTTTCAAATCATTGACATCAAAAATGATCCTGGCCCTTATACCTGGGAACCCAAGGGACAGTTGGAACTAAACACGCTGCCAGATTTACGCGCTTTCACCTTCTTTACCCTACAGTTTCAGCCACGCCAGGAAGATTGGTGGCAACGAATTTCTGGTATTCGCCAACTTCTCCGCTACCAACAAGGAGTGATAGCCAATCTGGTTAACCAATATCATACCCTGCCAACCACCCCTACCCTGAAAAATCATTTGCGTTTTAATCAGACCCCTGATTGGTCGCCAGAGATAGGGCAATGGCTCTTTGGGACACTGAAGGGCAACTATCGGTTACGTAGCAAAATCAGCTTGAGTTGGGCCTACCGCCAACAAAGTTGGTGGCAGATAGATGGTTGGGTTTATCTGCCGCCAGACAAATTGGGCAAAACCAACGCCCGTGAAATAGCCCAACGACTTCAACAAGCTCTACACACTCCTCAAAACTGGTTATCGGGTCTTGAATTAGGAAGTGGCAGCTATTCGCAGGCTCAAGTACAAATAATGCCGGCAGATTCTCCCTGGACTGCACACACACCATCGCAAATAACCCATTTCTTAAACCAGACAAATTCAGGTGACACATGATCGACAGTATCCAAATTCGAGATTTTCGCGGTATTCAGCATGGGCAGATCAAAGGGTTTCGCCAACTAAACATCCTGGTTGGCCCCAATAACTCTGGGAAATCCGCCTTGATGGAAGCGTTGTACCTGACTGGCACGGTTGCCCGCCCGGCTACACTTCAGGCCCAATATGGGGAATCTATCAGCTATGATGTGACCGTAGCCGCTGCCGATCTCTCCGGCAAACACCCGCAAACACGCCTTTGGGAACGTGCTAAAGCCGGCAGTCGTGAGGGATATAACAAAGTCATCAGTGGCTTGAAGGGGAAGGAAGGTGTATTGGAACCCCTTCGTTCTTCCATCTCATTAGAACGTGTTTTGCTACTCTTCGATCAAGAGAATGATCAGCAAGCTGAAGATCGCTGTAGGAAAATTGAAGCTGACCTGCGCTGGTCTGATCCCGACGGATGTTGGCAGTCATTTACTTTTGAATCCATTGCCGGTTGGCCCAACATCTTTGAACATTACTCAAACAAATTGCATATTGTCCTGCATATTGCTGACGTGAGGGTGGAGGGCCTTCAGGGTGCAGATTTCGATGGCTACTTATTGCAGTTGTTACAGGGGCCGGCCAGTCAGAATATCGCTGAAAAACTGCTGGCTACCCAAAGTCAGTTGGCAAACCGGTTGTTGAAAAAGGGCGAGGAGGAGTTTACTGTGTTGATGCAAAGTAACGGCCATCCCTGGACTCACGCCAAGTCCTGGCTCTATGCTTACATCACTGCCTTTCAGTTTCGCCAATCCCACGTTTGGTTCGCTCGAGATATTGTTGAGAAGGCCCCTGAAGATCAATTACGCCAGGTTTTTGCTTC
Proteins encoded:
- the queF gene encoding NADPH-dependent 7-cyano-7-deazaguanine reductase QueF, with translation MNPEVPFRALGRPMNAPSKELDTFPKPPHVTIVRFHSDELTSFCPVTGQPDFNTVEIEYHPDQLCVESKSLKLYLWSFRDERIFGEGLASAIADDIFNALQPTFCRVTLQQNVRGGLQMTAIAERQKPGFLEKPGFSR
- a CDS encoding ATP-binding protein, which encodes MIYRQSVPPLTPMKTGMTEASKDFVQQLKQALKHYHDAEWLGQHVPLAAPYFLGAAALSGERQAFRPPNLVAARGEALRRAVRQSANTLWGETGPANREQIEQAMPAILQTPGSPRYSFLVLELRYFHRFFKPRRLSQIWEEFLGQSRAEFYRDVDTAVSHLSQALLSQLRPTFRLEQPPRADAFIGREKPLRRGLEALVAGQSVALSGPGGVGKTTLAAVIAATWPHGAVFWFTVRPTLNDHLSSLLYSLGFFLHQQGADSLWQMLATDGGAGMDTNLALGLAREDLARLRRTPPLLCFDEVDRLRPPDIEHLPPAHAQLLEFLDSLRGLVPLLIVGQRAVVDTDVHEALSGLPASEIARMLADVDFPIAPADLSRLHEYTNGNPRLLRLFMALRQSPDAEVEPPDLAQSLARMADAPALRPLFDRLWLRTSSAERRLLQSLAVFRAPAPSDAWGEQAAAWRSLRGRGLLLEDGWGGVMLWPALRELLYAELSAELRERLHTAAAGVRAARGEYTAAAYHLWQAGALKAAVQLWFPRREAEIQRGQGAAALAIFGEISARRLGKREQRALALLRAELYQLQGEAARGLAGLEGVDWPDGATLTVSARALQGAFLEALGQPDAALASYEAGMAAALGLLHRLALLREQRARLFVRQRQMPGAWREARLAQYEAENLQGVVLAEQGRYADAYLSYQRALVVAESVGYDAGIARTHRDLITLLSRQGRLDDVIAHAEKAITYYDRIGDRLNRETVRSILSSTYIQTQQYDLAVQAAAQALPFFQRISHAHGIGATAANLAEGHYGLGNLAEARHYALLVLEQEEPFTHPYALFTLGLVARAQDRPDEATHAFAASADIAAQNEDRFMLAYARRAQAEQFLAQAQLAEAREAAAEAFVLFTDLGMAQEAAQTAELQRKLEKN
- a CDS encoding AAA family ATPase, which codes for MIDSIQIRDFRGIQHGQIKGFRQLNILVGPNNSGKSALMEALYLTGTVARPATLQAQYGESISYDVTVAAADLSGKHPQTRLWERAKAGSREGYNKVISGLKGKEGVLEPLRSSISLERVLLLFDQENDQQAEDRCRKIEADLRWSDPDGCWQSFTFESIAGWPNIFEHYSNKLHIVLHIADVRVEGLQGADFDGYLLQLLQGPASQNIAEKLLATQSQLANRLLKKGEEEFTVLMQSNGHPWTHAKSWLYAYITAFQFRQSHVWFARDIVEKAPEDQLRQVFASLIAAWECLIHNVGELS
- the queC gene encoding 7-cyano-7-deazaguanine synthase QueC — its product is MIDSVAIVSGGLDSVTLLHHLVRTEQRHPAIITFRYGQKHAREIDCARAQAALLGCQEHLVLDLSPLAVLFAHSALVDAGIPIPQANDIHGNPQPPTYVPNRNMIFLALAAAYAESHGVSDVYYGAQRHDLYGYWDTTPDFLARLNHVYALNRKTPIQIHAPFVHHSKADLLRLGLLLGIDYAKTWSCYAGGERACGHCPTCAERLQAFAAVGLTDPLPYA
- a CDS encoding VUT family protein, which encodes MIYVLLYLSAIVLANLSVAAFGPGVTIVNAFLFIGLDLTARDRLHDAWRGNQLLPKMAGLIAAGSLLSWLLNRNAGPIALASFAAFAAAASVDALVYQWLDRYPRWLRVNGSNVPSAAVDSLVFPTLAFGSFLWPIVLGQFLAKTGGGFVWSLILHWAEQRRNAGMETQQPI